A single genomic interval of Camelina sativa cultivar DH55 chromosome 11, Cs, whole genome shotgun sequence harbors:
- the LOC104722056 gene encoding uncharacterized protein At4g28440-like, whose product MASTGNAAVAATGTTTVKRKPVFVKVEQLKPGTTGHTLTVKVIDANIVVPVARKARPSSSMSRPSQPSRIVECLIGDETGCILFTARNEQVDLMKPGATVILRNSRIDMFKGTMRLGVDKWGRIEVTEPASFTVKEDNNLSLVEYELINVGDQ is encoded by the exons ATGGCGAGTACTGGGAATGCGGCGGTAGCGGCGACGGGGACTACGACGGTGAAGAGGAAACCAGTGTTCGTGAAGGTGGAACAGCTAAAGCCTGGAACGACTGGTCACACGTTGACTGTGAAGGTCATTGATGCTAATATTGTTGTTCCTGTTGCAAGGAAGGCTCGTCCTTCGAGTTCTATGAGTAGGCCGTCTCAGCCCAGTCGAATCGTTGAGTGTCTCATCGGTGACGAAACTGGATGTATCCTCTTCACTGCTCGTAACGAACAAG TTGATCTCATGAAGCCAGGAGCAACTGTGATTCTGCGCAATTCAAGGATTGATATGTTCAAGGGTACAATGAGGCTAGGAGTTGATAAATGGGGGCGCATTGAAGTCACTGAACCCGCGTCTTTCACAGTCAAGGAGGATAACAATCTGTCTCTTGTTGAATATGAACTGATCAATGTTGGTGATCAGTGA
- the LOC104722057 gene encoding reticulon-like protein B18 has product MDTTPPSLRSNPRSASRLARNNNNTLVKSHIPSLDLVLSSPKSNGTPYPSPVSLNSPSSPVTLREILLLSPSPLRKSRTRLSNRFDMEAADAAVAARRCRTKGGQNGNLSCASPRNCRRSRRRSGVLVETKEDSKETIIGLVDEKSQTPRRHKKTSRSKKEKKDSVPVLPSPAPSSNLSKDVSQGDLERIREKISDLIMWRDVAKSTLWFGFGCIYFLSSCFAAKGFNFSVFSAISYLGLLFLGVSFLSNTLRQRVTEEARREVKLSEEDVLRIARRMLPITNLAISKTSELFSGEPAMTLKVAPFVLMGAEYGYLITLWRLCAFGFFLSFTVPKLYSCYASQISRQVESAQKRIVEAWGICTHKKFLTGSAVTAFWNLTSLKTRFIAVFIIVVVIRYRRQNHLQLDSEEVEEKHQEQTQPKQQKLPKEKSTSPSPPRPTEEEEEQALVVVAEETEAPKKALD; this is encoded by the exons ATGGACACTACACCTCCTTCACTCCGTTCAAACCCTAGATCCGCGTCACGTCTCGCtcgaaacaacaacaacacactcGTCAAATCGCATATTCCATCTCTCGATTTGGTTCTATCGTCTCCGAAGAGCAACGGTACTCCTTACCCATCACCTGTTTCTCTCAACTCGCCATCTTCTCCTGTTACTCTTCGCGAAATCCTACTCTTGTCTCCTTCTCCTCTCCGTAAATCGAGAACCCGTTTGAGCAATCGGTTCGATATGGAAGCTGCGGATGCGGCTGTGGCTGCACGGCGGTGTAGGACTAAGGGAGGGCAAAATGGTAATTTGAGCTGTGCATCGCCGAGGAATTGCCGGAGATCGAGACGGAGGTCTGGGGTTTTGGTTGAAACGAAGGAAGATAGTAAGGAAACTATTATTGGTTTGGTTGATGAGAAAAGCCAGACACCGAGAAGACATAAGAAGACGAGTCGAtctaagaaggagaagaaagattcTGTTCCTGTGTTACCTTCTCCTGCTCCATCTTCAAATCTGA GTAAAGATGTTAGCCAAGGTGATTTGGAGCGGATTAGAGAGAAAATAAGCGATTTGATCATGTGGAGAGATGTTGCTAAATCAACACTCTGGTTCGGTTTTGGATGTATATATTTCCTATCTTCTTGCTTTGCTGCTAAAGGATTTAACTTTAG TGTTTTTTCAGCGATCTCCTATCTTGGACTTTTGTTTCTTGGGGTATCGTTCCTGTCAAACACTCTTCGCCAAAG GGTAACTGAAGAAGCGCGGAGAGAGGTTAAATTGAGTGAAGAGGATGTCTTACGAATAGCAAGACGAATGCTTCCCATCACCAACTTAGCTATTTCAAAGACAAGCGAGCTTTTCTCTGGCGAACCTGCAATGACACTCAAA GTGGCACCTTTTGTTCTAATGGGAGCTGAGTACGGTTACCTCATAACATTGTGGAGGTTATGTGCTTTTG GTTTCTTCCTCAGCTTCACAGTTCCAAAGCTATACTCATGTTATGCGAGTCAGATTAGTCGACAAG TTGAAAGTGCACAAAAGAGAATAGTTGAAGCTTGGGGGATTTGCACACACAAGAAGTTCTTGACAGGCTCTGCGGTTACTGCATTCTGGAACCTAACCAGTCTCAAGACCCGTTTTATAGCAGTGTTTATCATAGTGGTAGTAATCAGATACAGGCGGCAGAATCATCTCCAGTTAGATTCCGAGGAAGTGGAGGAGAAGCATCAAGAACAAACTCAACCGAAGCAACAAAAACTACCGAAGGAAAAGTCAACGTCACCGTCACCACCTCGGCcaacagaagaggaagaagagcaagCGTTGGTGGTAGTTGCAGAAGAAACTGAAGCACCAAAGAAAGCTTTAGATTAG
- the LOC104722058 gene encoding probable aminotransferase TAT1, translating into MDRNSNLVLPTFQTETQTQDENDISVWRFRGSDTAAKASSVTMRVIVYKLFAECSPEVGKVLLPLAHGDPSVYPCYRTFIHVENAVVDVLRSGKGNSYGPAAGILPARQAVADYVNRDLKNKVKPNDVFITVGCNQGIEVVLQSLARPNANILLPRPSYPHYEARAVYSGLEVRKFDLLPEKEWEIDLPGIEAMADENTVAMVIINPNNPCGNVYSYDHLKKVAETAQKLGIMVITDEVYCETIFGDNQFLPMGTFSSIVPVITLGGISKGFVVPGWRIGWTVMNDPKGIFKSTGMVQSIQQNLDITPDVTTIVQAALPEILGKSNKETFAKKNSMLKQNLELVCDRLKDIPCLVCNKKPESCTYLLTKLQLPLLEDIEDDMDFCMKLAKEENLVLLPGVALGLKNWIRITIGVEPQMLEDALERLNSFCKRHLKKTKSSFEALKLSQNGKI; encoded by the exons atgGACCGCAACAGCAACCTCGTACTTCCGACCTTTCAAACCGAAACACAGACGCAAGATGAGAACGATATCAGCGTTTGGCGTTTCAGGGGAAGCGACACTGCAGCTAAAGCCTCCAGCGTCACGATGAGAGTCATAGTCTACAAGCTCTTCGCTGAATGCAGCCCTGAAGTGGGAAAGGTTCTTTTACCCCTTGCACACGGTGACCCTTCTGTGTACCCTTGCTACCGCACCTTCATCCACGTCGAGAACGCCGTTGTTGACGTCCTCCGCTCCGGCAAGGGTAACTCTTACGGCCCGGCCGCGGGAATTCTCCCCGCTAGACA GGCTGTTGCCGATTACGTGAACCGAGACTTGAAGAACAAGGTAAAGCCTAATGATGTATTCATAACTGTCGGATGCAACCAAGGGATAGAAGTAGTGCTTCAATCGCTGGCTCGACCAAATGCTAACATCCTTCTCCCACGGCCTAGTTACCCTCACTACGAGGCTCGTGCCGTTTACAGTGGACTCGAGGTCCGCAAGTTCGATCTCCTTCCGGAGAAAGAATGGGAGATTGATCTTCCAGGCATCGAAGCCATGGCAGACGAGAACACTGTCGCAATGGTTATCATAAACCCTAACAACCCCTGTGGAAATGTTTACTCTTACGATCATCTCAAGAAG GTGGCGGAGACTGCTCAGAAGCTGGGAATAATGGTGATCACAGACGAAGTGTATTGCGAAACAATCTTCGGAGACAATCAATTTCTTCCAATGGGAACGTTCTCATCGATAGTTCCTGTTATCACTTTAGGCGGTATATCGAAAGGATTTGTTGTTCCTGGTTGGAGAATTGGCTGGACCGTTATGAATGATCCCAAAGGCATTTTCAAGTCCACAGGG ATGGTACAGTCCATCCAACAGAATCTTGACATAACTCCAGATGTTACAACCATTGTTCAGGCTGCACTTCCCGAGATTCTAGGGAAATCCAACAAAGAGACGTTTGCGAAGAAGAATTCGATGTTGAAACAGAACCTGGAATTGGTCTGCGATAGGCTCAAAGACATTCCTTGCTTGGTCTGCAACAAGAAACCTGAGTCATGCACTTACTTATTg ACGAAGCTACAGCTCCCATTGTTGGAGGACATCGAAGACGACATGGATTTCTGTATGAAGCTAGCCAAAGAAGAAAACCTCGTTTTACTACCAg GAGTGGCTTTGGGATTGAAGAACTGGATAAGGATAACAATCGGAGTAGAACCTCAAATGCTGGAAGATGCACTTGAGAGGCTCAATAGCTTCTGCAAACGCCACCTCAAGAAAACAAAGTCTTCTTTTGAAGCTTTGAAGCTAAGCCAGAATGGCAAAATCTAA
- the LOC104722060 gene encoding S-alkyl-thiohydroximate lyase SUR1-like: MSHHSLITSIYRGYVCEKNEERYRDNKKKNKKCVNVAFPHSLFSQVYHMTPLSQKKKNTPRERRSIGAMSTQHVNLFVPSFEMDQEEDVARKTTENGGIGGGVWRFKGNKAAKEAASVSMKGTLSRLFDCCSKDVEKSILPLGHGDPSVYPCFDTSVDAEEAVVESLRSGSANSYAPGVGILPARRAVANYLNREWDLPRKMKSDDIFMTVGCCQGIETLFHALAGPKANILIPTLIYPLYNSYAIHSLVEIRKYDLLPDLDWEIDLQGVEALADENTIAMVIINPHNPCGNVYTYEHLKKVAEVARKLGIMVISDEVYNRTIYGENKFVPMGIFSSIAPVITLGSISKGWLVPGWRIGWIAINDHDNVFKTTRVVESIKEHLNISPDPSTTLQFALPNILEKTKKSFFEKNNSILRQNVDFAFDALKDIPCLTCPKKPESCTYLVTKLDLSLLEDITNDFDFCIQLAREENLVLLPGEVLGLKDWVRLSIAVERSMLEDAFVRLKGFYARHIKTQLT; this comes from the exons ATGAGTCATCATAGTCTTATCACTAGTATATATAGAGGTTATGTATGTGAGAAGAATGAAGAGAGATATAgagataataagaagaagaataagaaatgTGTTAATGTTGCTTTtcctcactctctcttctctcag gtATATCATATGACTCCactttcacaaaagaaaaagaacaccccaagagaaagaagatcaaTCGGAGCGATGAGTACTCAACACGTGAACCTGTTCGTTCCTTCATTTGAAATGGATCAAGAGGAAGACGTTGCACGCAAGACGACGGAGAATGGAGGCATCGGTGGTGGTGTCTGGAGGTTCAAAGGCAACAAAGCGGCCAAGGAAGCAGCTAGTGTCTCGATGAAAGGTACTCTTTCTAGGTTATTCGACTGCTGCAGCAAAGACGTTGAAAAGAGTATTTTGCCCCTGGGTCACGGCGACCCTTCCGTGTACCCTTGCTTCGACACTTCAGTTGATGCCGAGGAGGCGGTGGTTGAATCCTTACGGTCTGGCTCCGCCAACTCTTATGCCCCGGGGGTCGGTATTTTACCGGCCAGGAG GGCGGTTGCAAATTATCTGAACCGGGAGTGGGACCTTCCACGTAAGATGAAATCAGATGACATATTTATGACGGTGGGGTGTTGCCAAGGGATAGAGACATTGTTTCATGCCCTCGCTGGACCAAAGGCCAATATCTTGATCCCGACTCTAATATATCCCCTCTACAACAGTTACGCAATTCATAGCCTAGTGGAGATTCGCAAGTACGATCTCCTTCCCGATCTAGACTGGGAGATAGATCTTCAAGGCGTCGAAGCCTTAGCAGACGAAAACACCATTGCTATGGTGATAATTAATCCTCACAACCCATGTGGAAATGTCTATACATATGAACATCTAAAGAAG GTAGCTGAGGTGGCTAGAAAGCTAGGAATAATGGTGATTTCTGATGAAGTTTATAATAGAACTATTTATGGAGAGAATAAATTTGTCCCAATGGGGATATTTTCATCTATTGCTCCTGTGATTACATTGGGGTCCATATCCAAGGGATGGCTCGTCCCGGGGTGGCGGATTGGTTGGATCGCAATTAATGATCACGACAACGTTTTTAAAACCACCAGG GTCGTTGAATCCATCAAGGAACATCTCAACATAAGTCCAGATCCATCAACAACTCTACAG TTTGCACTTCCAAACATcttggagaagacgaagaaatcTTTCTTCGAAAAGAATAATTCGATCCTACGTCAAAACGTAGATTTCGCATTTGATGCTCTCAAAGACATTCCTTGCCTCACCTGCCCCAAGAAACCCGAGTCGTGTACTTACTTAGTG ACAAAATTGGATCTATCCCTCTTGGAGGACATCAcgaatgattttgatttctgcATACAGCTGGCCCGAGAGGAGAATCTCGTCCTTCTACCTG GGGAGGTACTAGGACTAAAGGATTGGGTGAGACTCTCGATCGCAGTGGAGAGGTCGATGCTAGAAGATGCTTTCGTGAGGCTCAAAGGCTTCTACGCTCGCCATATTAAAACACAACTCACTTGA
- the LOC104722059 gene encoding S-alkyl-thiohydroximate lyase SUR1-like yields the protein MKSEHMNLLLPSFETDQEEHDERKTTETGGIGGDDVWRFKGNKAAKEAASVGMKGTLARLFDCCSKDVQKTILPLGHGDPSVYPCFRTSADAEEAVVESLLSGAADSYAPGVGILPARRAVANYLNRDLPHKMKSDDIFITVGCCQGIETMFNALARPKANILLPTLIYPLYNSHAVHSLLEIRKYGLLPDLDWEIDLQGVEALADENTIAMVIINPHNPCGNVYTYEHLKKVRERWLRCLKS from the exons ATGAAGAGTGAACACATGAACCTGCTCCTTCCTTCATTTGAAACGGACCAAGAGGAACACGATGAACGCAAGACGACAGAAACCGGAGGCATTGGTGGCGACGACGTCTGGAGGTTCAAAGGCAACAAAGCGGCCAAGGAAGCAGCTAGTGTTGGAATGAAAGGTACCCTTGCTAGGCTATTCGACTGCTGCAGCAAAGACGTCCAAAAGACCATTTTGCCTCTGGGCCACGGCGATCCTTCCGTCTACCCTTGCTTCCGCACTTCAGCTGATGCCGAGGAGGCGGTGGTTGAATCCTTACTGTCTGGCGCCGCCGACTCTTATGCCCCGGGCGTCGGTATTTTACCGGCCAGGAG GGCGGTTGCAAATTATCTGAACCGGGACCTTCCACATAAGATGAAATCAGATGATATATTTATAACGGTGGGGTGCTGCCAAGGGATAGAGACAATGTTTAATGCCCTAGCCCGACCCAAGGCCAATATCTTGCTCCCGACTCTAATCTATCCCCTCTACAACAGTCACGCAGTCCATAGCCTACTCGAGATTCGTAAGTATGGTCTCCTTCCAGATTTAGACTGGGAGATAGATCTTCAAGGCGTCGAAGCCTTAGCAGACGAAAACACCATTGCTATGGTGATAATTAATCCTCACAACCCATGTGGAAATGTCTATACATATGAACATCTAAAGAAGGTACGTGAAAG GTGGCTGAGGTGTCTAAAAAGCTAG
- the LOC104722061 gene encoding uncharacterized protein LOC104722061 has product MARMMMKVAFAMTCVLVAVTSADAAYRPWPPECVDVANVMVEQCKMFFVHQESPPTAECCRWFSSRRNNAKERRRLCRCMEFLTTAFKTLRPDVLALSDQCHFSSGFPMSRDHTCT; this is encoded by the exons ATGGctaggatgatgatgaaagtaGCGTTCGCGATGACGTGCGTTCTGGTTGCAGTCACAAGTGCCGACGCAGCGTACCGTCCTTGGCCTCCGGAGTGCGTAGACGTGGCGAACGTGATGGTGGAGCAGTGCAAAATGTTCTTCGTTCATCAGGAGTCTCCACCCACAGCCGAGTGCTGTCGCTGGTTCAGTAGCCGCCGTAATAACGCGAAGGAGAGGCGAAGGCTTTGCCGGTGTATGGAGTTTTTGACAACAGCCTTCAAAACACTCAGGCCAGACGTTTTGGCTCTCTCTGACCAGTGCCATTTCAGTTCTGGCTTCCCCATGTCTAGAGACCACACATGCACTT AG
- the LOC104722062 gene encoding probable protein phosphatase 2C 58 isoform X1: protein MASSNILHKIKLKAGFCGSAPDMGRGKSKMWKNITHGFYCVKGKSSHPMEDYVVSEFKKLEGHELGLFAIFDGHLGHDVAKYLQTNLFDNILKEKDFWTDTENAIRNAYRSTDAVILQQSLKLGKGGSTAVTGILIDGQKLVVANVGDSRAVMSKNGVAHQLSVDHEPSREKKEIEKRGGFVSNIPGDVPRVDGQLAVARAFGDKSLKIHLSSEPDITHQAIDDHTEFILFASDGIWKVLSNQEAVDAIKSIKDPHAAAKHLIEEAIAKKSKDDISCIVVKFH, encoded by the exons ATGGCAAGCAGTAATATTCTCCATAAGATAAAG ttaaaggCTGGGTTCTGCGGATCAGCTCCTGATATGGGAAGAGGTAAAAGCAAGATGTGGAAGAACATCACACATGGTTTTTACTGTGTGAAGGGCAAGTCTAGCCATCCTATGGAGGACTATGTAGTCTCTGAATTCAAGAAACTTGAAGGCCATGAATTGGGTTTGTTTGCCATCTTTGATGGTCATTTGGGTCATGATGTGGCCAAATACTTGCAGACTAATCTCTTTGACAACATTCTAAAAGAG aAGGATTTTTGGACTGACACTGAGAATGCTATAAGGAATGCATACAGATCGACAGATGCAGTGATATTGCAGCAATCCCTTAAGCTTGGTAAAGGCGGATCAACGGCTGTAACGGGAATTCTAATTGATGGTCAAAAGCTAGTTGTTGCTAATGTTGGAGATTCAAGAGCAGTGATGTCTAAGAATGGCGTTGCGCATCAGCTCTCAGTCGATCATGAACCAAGTAGGGAgaaaaaagagatagagaaacgAGGCGGCTTTGTATCAAATATTCCAG GGGATGTTCCACGAGTGGATGGACAGTTAGCAGTTGCTAGAGCGTTTGGAGATAAGAGCTTAAAGATACATCTGAGCTCAGAACCGGACATAACACACCAGGCAATTGATGATCACACTGAGTTCATCCTTTTCGCCAGTGATGGTATTTGGAAG GTATTATCGAACCAAGAAGCAGTTGATGCGATCAAGAGTATCAAAGATCCGCATGCAGCTGCAAAGCACTTAATAGAGGAAGCTATAGCTAAGAAGAGCAAAGACGACATCTCCTGTATCGTTGTAAAGTTCCACTAA
- the LOC104722062 gene encoding probable protein phosphatase 2C 58 isoform X2, which produces MGRGKSKMWKNITHGFYCVKGKSSHPMEDYVVSEFKKLEGHELGLFAIFDGHLGHDVAKYLQTNLFDNILKEKDFWTDTENAIRNAYRSTDAVILQQSLKLGKGGSTAVTGILIDGQKLVVANVGDSRAVMSKNGVAHQLSVDHEPSREKKEIEKRGGFVSNIPGDVPRVDGQLAVARAFGDKSLKIHLSSEPDITHQAIDDHTEFILFASDGIWKVLSNQEAVDAIKSIKDPHAAAKHLIEEAIAKKSKDDISCIVVKFH; this is translated from the exons ATGGGAAGAGGTAAAAGCAAGATGTGGAAGAACATCACACATGGTTTTTACTGTGTGAAGGGCAAGTCTAGCCATCCTATGGAGGACTATGTAGTCTCTGAATTCAAGAAACTTGAAGGCCATGAATTGGGTTTGTTTGCCATCTTTGATGGTCATTTGGGTCATGATGTGGCCAAATACTTGCAGACTAATCTCTTTGACAACATTCTAAAAGAG aAGGATTTTTGGACTGACACTGAGAATGCTATAAGGAATGCATACAGATCGACAGATGCAGTGATATTGCAGCAATCCCTTAAGCTTGGTAAAGGCGGATCAACGGCTGTAACGGGAATTCTAATTGATGGTCAAAAGCTAGTTGTTGCTAATGTTGGAGATTCAAGAGCAGTGATGTCTAAGAATGGCGTTGCGCATCAGCTCTCAGTCGATCATGAACCAAGTAGGGAgaaaaaagagatagagaaacgAGGCGGCTTTGTATCAAATATTCCAG GGGATGTTCCACGAGTGGATGGACAGTTAGCAGTTGCTAGAGCGTTTGGAGATAAGAGCTTAAAGATACATCTGAGCTCAGAACCGGACATAACACACCAGGCAATTGATGATCACACTGAGTTCATCCTTTTCGCCAGTGATGGTATTTGGAAG GTATTATCGAACCAAGAAGCAGTTGATGCGATCAAGAGTATCAAAGATCCGCATGCAGCTGCAAAGCACTTAATAGAGGAAGCTATAGCTAAGAAGAGCAAAGACGACATCTCCTGTATCGTTGTAAAGTTCCACTAA
- the LOC104722064 gene encoding protein ARABIDOPSIS THALIANA ANTHER 7-like translates to MTIDRTILIVPFLVLTKTAVSQDTNPMELCRDVFVRFMPCMGFVEGVFQQPSPECCRGVSHLNHGVKITPPGSREEHREVERVCVCIEIMANANHLPFLPNAISNLPLRCSLTLSFPISVAMDCSRLSAKNLDAERLN, encoded by the exons ATGACGATTGATCGTACCATACTGATCGTACCGTTCTTGGTTCTTACGAAAACCGCCGTTTCTCAGGACACTAATCCGATGGAGCTGTGCAGGGACGTGTTCGTGAGGTTCATGCCGTGCATGGGGTTCGTCGAGGGAGTGTTCCAGCAACCTTCTCCAGAATGCTGCAGAGGCGTGAGCCACTTGAACCACGGCGTCAAGATAACCCCTCca GGATCGAGAGAGGAGCACAGAGAGgtagagagagtgtgtgtgtgcATAGAGATAATGGCAAATGCAAATCACCTTCCTTTTCTCCCCAACGCCATTAGTAACCTTCCCCTCCGTTGTTCTCTTACTCTCAGCTTTCCCATCTCCGTTGCTATGGACTGTTCTCG gtTAAGTGCCAAGAATCTCGACGCTGAAAGATTAAATTAA
- the LOC104722065 gene encoding protein ARABIDOPSIS THALIANA ANTHER 7-like, with amino-acid sequence MKIHRAILVMAPFLVLMKTAVSVEDNDPMDPPPPIEPCRDVFVSFSPCMGFVEGIYRQPSPDCCRGVSHLNNVVRFTAPGTIHGNRETGRVCACIEIMANANHLPFLPSAISNLPLRCSLTLSFPISIAMDCSQFRNTKVLDAEISN; translated from the exons ATGAAGATACATCGAGCCATATTAGTCATGGCGCCGTTCTTGGTCCTAATGAAGACAGCCGTTTCCGTGGAGGACAATGATCCAATGGACCCCCCTCCGCCGATAGAGCCTTGCAGGGACGTGTTCGTGAGTTTCTCCCCGTGCATGGGCTTCGTTGAGGGAATATACCGGCAACCTTCTCCAGATTGCTGCAGAGGCGTGAGCCACTTGAACAACGTCGTCAGGTTCACGGCTCCA GGAACAATACATGGGAATAGAGAGACAGGGAGAGTGTGTGCATGCATAGAGATAATGGCAAATGCAAATCATCTTCCTTTTCTCCCCAGCGCCATTAGCAACCTTCCCCTCCGTTGTTCTCTTACTCTCAGCTTTCCCATCTCCATTGCTATGGACTGTTCTCA GTTTAGAAACACGAAGGTTCTCGACGCTGAAATCTCAAATTAA
- the LOC104722066 gene encoding ADP,ATP carrier protein 3, mitochondrial: protein MDGSKHPSAFQKFHGQPYLISRLSPSVQAREYGVSDAYVNGGLHSLLQSTNQGVGSSLLPHGSLPVVSVQAPSEKTGTGFLIDFLMGGVSAAVSKTAAAPIERVKLLIQNQDEMIKAGRLSEPYKGISDCFCRTVKDEGMVALWRGNTANVIRYFPTQALNFAFKDYFKRLFNFKKDKEGYWKWFAGNLASGGAAGASSLLFVYSLDYARTRLANDAKAAKKGGQRQFNGMIDVYKKTITSDGIVGLYRGFNISCVGIIVYRGLYFGLYDSLKPVVLVDGLQDSFLASFLLGWGITIGAGLASYPIDTVRRRMMMTSGEAVKYKSSLQAFSQIVKNEGAKSLFKGAGANILRAVAGAGVLAGYDKLQLIVLGKKYGSGGG, encoded by the exons ATGGATGGATCAAAGCATCCATCGGCTTTTCAGAAGTTTCATGGTCAACCTTACTTGATAAGTAGGCTTTCGCCGAGTGTGCAAGCTCGTGAGTACGGCGTCTCTGATGCTTATGTCAATGGAGGTTTGCATAGTCTATTGCAGTCGACTAACCAAGGCGTTGGCTCTTCTCTTCTACCACATGGTTCATTGCCTGTTGTATCTGTTCAAGCCCCTAGTGAGAAAACTGGCACTGGTTTCTTGATCGATTTCCTTATGGGAGGGGTCTCGGCTGCTGTTTCAAAGACGGCAGCAGCGCCTATAGAACGTGTGAAACTCTTGATTCAGAATCAAGATGAAATGATCAAAGCTGGCCGTCTCTCTGAGCCATACAAAGGAATCAGTGATTGTTTCTGCCGGACAGTCAAAGACGAAGGAATGGTTGCTCTTTGGAGAGGAAACACTGCCAATGTTATCAGATACTTCCCCACTCAG GCTTTAAACTTTGCGTTCAAAGATTACTTCAAGAGGCTGTTCAACTtcaagaaagacaaagaaggCTACTGGAAGTGGTTTGCTGGGAACCTGGCGTCTGGTGGTGCAGCTGGTGCGTCATCTCTGCTATTTGTGTACTCTTTGGATTACGCTCGTACCCGTTTGGCCAATGATGCCAAGGCGGCCAAGAAAGGTGGTCAGCGGCAGTTTAATGGCATGATCGATGTGTACAAGAAGACTATAACCTCTGATGGCATTGTAGGACTTTACCGTGGTTTCAACATCTCATGTGTTGGAATTATAGTGTACCGTGGGCTTTACTTTGGATTGTATGATTCCTTGAAGCCTGTGGTTCTAGTCGATGGTCTCCAG GATAGCTTTCTTGCGAGTTTCTTGCTGGGATGGGGAATCACCATTGGAGCTGGACTGGCGTCTTACCCAATCGACACAGTGCGTAGAAGAATGATGATGACATCAGGTGAAGCAGTGAAGTACAAGAGCTCTCTTCAGGCCTTCTCTCAGATAGTCAAGAACGAAGGGGCCAAGTCACTTTTCAAGGGTGCAGGTGCCAACATCCTCCGTGCTGTTGCTGGGGCTGGTGTGCTCGCCGGCTATGACAAGCTCCAGCTCATTGTGTTGGGCAAGAAGTATGGCTCTGGTGGTGGCTAa